In Triticum aestivum cultivar Chinese Spring chromosome 5B, IWGSC CS RefSeq v2.1, whole genome shotgun sequence, the following proteins share a genomic window:
- the LOC543293 gene encoding dehydrin Rab15, protein MEFQGQHDNPANRVDEYGNPFPLAGGVGGAHAAPGTGGQFQAHRGEHKTGGILHRSGSSSSSSSSEDDGMGGRRKKGMKEKIKEKLPGGHKDNQQHMATGTGTGGAYGPGTGTGGAYGQQGHTGMAGAGTGTGEKKGIMDKIKEKLPGQH, encoded by the exons ATGGAGTTCCAAGGGCAGCACGACAACCCCGCCAACCGCGTCGACGAGTACGGCAACCCGTTTCCGTTAGCCGGCGGCGTGGGGGGAGCGCACGCCGCTCCCGGCACCGGCGGGCAGTTCCAGGCCCACAGGGGAGAGCACAAGACCGGTGGGATCCTGCATCGCTCCGgcagctccagctccagctcg TCTTCCGAGGACGACGGCATGGGCGGGAGGAGAAAGAAGGGcatgaaggagaagatcaaggagaagctCCCCGGTGGCCACAAGGACAACCAGCAGCATATGGCGACGGGGACAGGGACTGGAGGAGCCTACGGGCCGGGAACTGGGACTGGTGGAGCCTACGGGCAGCAAGGCCACACAGGAATGGCCGGCGCCGGCACTGGCACGGGCGAGAAGAAGGGGATCATGGACAAGATCAAGGAGAAGCTGCCGGGACAGCACTGA